In Alicyclobacillus macrosporangiidus CPP55, a single window of DNA contains:
- a CDS encoding sigma-70 family RNA polymerase sigma factor has protein sequence MSPHISGEKANWLRCDNRDSETQMFVNYLHLVDRVAHQVKRRLPPHICLDDLRAAGMEGLWTAIRAYDPNLAVPFDAYARVRIRGAIFDELRRMDEQSRYSRQRQRQAYAAYSTQTQAVTRVSLDQEERHEWIVDDSVIQPEEAVLRSAEVAALNRALAKLSQQEQLVLAMVFIEGLSLTETAEVLSLSRSRVNTIYHGALKSLRGSLLRARAR, from the coding sequence ATGAGCCCGCACATCTCTGGGGAGAAAGCAAACTGGCTGCGTTGTGACAACAGGGATTCAGAAACGCAGATGTTCGTCAATTATCTTCACCTCGTGGATCGGGTGGCCCATCAAGTCAAGCGCAGACTTCCGCCTCACATCTGTTTGGATGATCTGCGCGCGGCAGGGATGGAGGGACTGTGGACAGCCATTCGCGCATACGACCCCAACCTCGCGGTACCGTTTGATGCTTACGCCCGTGTTCGGATTCGGGGTGCCATTTTCGACGAACTGCGCCGCATGGATGAACAGTCTCGCTACAGCCGGCAACGGCAACGACAGGCCTACGCCGCCTATTCCACCCAGACTCAGGCTGTCACCCGCGTTTCGCTCGATCAGGAGGAGCGGCATGAGTGGATTGTGGACGATTCGGTAATCCAGCCTGAAGAGGCTGTGTTGCGCTCTGCTGAGGTGGCCGCGTTGAACCGCGCGTTGGCCAAGTTGTCGCAGCAAGAACAGTTGGTGCTGGCGATGGTGTTCATCGAGGGGCTCAGTCTCACCGAGACAGCCGAAGTGCTGTCGCTTTCGCGCAGCCGCGTGAATACAATCTATCACGGTGCACTCAAGAGCCTTCGTGGTTCGCTCCTCCGTGCCCGTGCCCGTTGA
- a CDS encoding flagellar biosynthesis anti-sigma factor FlgM, producing the protein MNGPEFRPVSPEPVKTDSLDANIAKRSAERQQKIAELKARVESQQYSIDLQKLAQRIQESGVLDDNIARE; encoded by the coding sequence ATGAACGGACCAGAGTTCCGGCCCGTTTCTCCGGAGCCTGTCAAGACCGATTCCCTCGATGCGAACATAGCGAAGCGCAGCGCAGAGCGGCAGCAGAAGATTGCCGAATTGAAGGCTCGCGTGGAGTCCCAGCAGTATTCGATAGATTTGCAGAAATTGGCACAACGCATTCAAGAGAGCGGTGTCCTGGATGACAACATCGCTCGTGAGTGA
- a CDS encoding macro domain-containing protein, whose product MPEVRCNDMQVNVAGRTLRLVQGDITEQDVDAIVNAANKTLLGGSGVDGAIHRAAGPELLTECKRIRQEVLGGAYVQTAQPVMTNGYRLKARHVIHVVGPICGIDPNPDRLLAAAYRNCLQLAAEAGLKSVAFPSISTGAFGCDVRWASRIALGTIVDFLRGSGDAAGASEKDAAERIERAGMGEAKARDAATSHHGPGGIAEVRMVLFTRADYDVYAEALRAVLAES is encoded by the coding sequence ATGCCGGAAGTGAGGTGCAACGATATGCAGGTGAATGTGGCAGGCCGCACCCTCCGATTGGTTCAAGGCGACATCACCGAACAGGATGTGGATGCCATCGTCAACGCGGCCAACAAGACGCTGCTCGGGGGCAGCGGCGTGGACGGAGCCATCCACCGGGCGGCGGGGCCGGAGCTGCTCACCGAATGCAAGCGCATCCGCCAGGAGGTGCTGGGCGGCGCGTACGTGCAGACGGCCCAGCCGGTGATGACCAACGGTTACCGGCTCAAGGCCCGGCACGTCATTCACGTGGTCGGGCCCATCTGCGGTATCGATCCGAACCCGGACCGCCTCCTCGCGGCGGCCTACCGGAACTGCCTCCAGTTGGCGGCGGAAGCGGGGTTGAAATCCGTCGCCTTCCCGTCCATCAGCACGGGGGCGTTCGGATGCGATGTGCGCTGGGCATCGCGGATTGCGCTGGGGACCATCGTGGATTTCCTTCGTGGCAGCGGAGATGCGGCTGGGGCAAGCGAGAAGGACGCAGCCGAGCGGATCGAGAGGGCCGGGATGGGTGAGGCAAAGGCACGGGACGCAGCCACCAGCCACCATGGGCCGGGCGGGATCGCGGAGGTCCGGATGGTGCTGTTCACGCGCGCCGACTACGACGTGTACGCCGAGGCGCTGCGGGCGGTGTTGGCGGAGAGCTGA
- the flgK gene encoding flagellar hook-associated protein FlgK, with the protein MPSTFLPLQIGLSALQSSMLGVETAGHNIANANTPGYAREVVDNETLPSLEVYTDHVTYIGTGVNARGQIRIDDTSLDKQYWDNNTQQSYWQTLSTELNQVAQVFNEPSGTTLRQSLQDFFNAWNQLAQSPSDMGARAAVYEASVQVAGAFRTTAGQLQQNYTRYQTEETDAVNQFNTLLGDLAAVNQQLIVLASQNGINGSSGTSTSSGPNDLLDQRDALLDQLSQYAKLDVTYHNDGSVDVGVYIRANATGGFNNTSPIPVSMVSGGTVNGNIISASPSDATTNTVSVQDLLDSAGQLRSLYDMAQYIQNADGTSGVLDQLNTLAQEFMTAVNNQVAQGYGLDGQQYSQLFTGTSASDIQVDSTNFTADHLERLPAAGPNSNSGADQTDGDNAQAIANLMTDYDVVGAGGGAVVTYNGIVTRLGTDGQAANQRNQTFTSLTTQVSNLRQSVRGVDINEEMARMIEYQQTYQAASHFIAVFNEMLSTLIQQV; encoded by the coding sequence ATGCCCTCCACGTTTCTGCCATTGCAAATCGGCCTGTCCGCGCTTCAATCGTCCATGTTGGGCGTCGAGACTGCCGGGCACAACATCGCGAACGCGAATACACCGGGTTACGCGCGCGAGGTGGTGGACAATGAGACTCTGCCGTCCCTGGAGGTCTATACAGACCATGTTACATACATCGGAACGGGTGTAAACGCCCGCGGCCAGATCCGAATCGACGATACGTCTTTGGACAAGCAGTACTGGGACAACAACACCCAGCAGTCGTACTGGCAGACGCTGAGCACGGAGTTGAACCAGGTGGCGCAGGTGTTCAATGAGCCCAGCGGGACCACTCTCCGCCAGAGCCTCCAGGACTTCTTCAACGCCTGGAACCAACTCGCGCAGTCACCGTCGGATATGGGTGCGCGGGCGGCTGTCTACGAGGCCAGCGTACAGGTCGCCGGTGCTTTCCGGACTACTGCCGGTCAATTGCAACAGAATTACACGCGTTACCAAACGGAAGAAACTGATGCTGTCAACCAGTTCAATACGCTTCTCGGCGACCTGGCGGCTGTGAACCAGCAGTTGATAGTGTTGGCGAGCCAGAACGGGATCAATGGTTCCTCAGGGACGTCGACCTCTTCCGGGCCGAACGACTTGTTGGATCAGCGCGATGCATTGCTGGATCAGTTGTCCCAGTACGCGAAACTGGACGTCACGTACCACAACGATGGATCGGTCGATGTCGGCGTGTACATCCGTGCGAACGCGACGGGCGGCTTCAACAATACGTCTCCTATACCAGTGAGCATGGTCTCCGGCGGGACTGTAAACGGGAACATCATTTCGGCGAGCCCGAGCGACGCCACCACCAACACGGTCAGCGTCCAAGATTTACTGGACAGCGCCGGTCAGTTGCGGAGCCTGTACGACATGGCGCAGTACATCCAGAACGCAGACGGCACGAGTGGTGTGCTGGACCAACTGAACACGCTGGCCCAGGAATTCATGACCGCGGTGAACAATCAGGTCGCGCAAGGGTACGGCCTCGACGGCCAGCAGTATTCGCAGTTGTTCACCGGCACGTCCGCGAGTGACATCCAGGTCGACTCGACCAACTTTACCGCCGACCATTTGGAACGGTTGCCTGCGGCAGGACCGAACTCCAACAGCGGCGCGGACCAGACAGACGGGGACAACGCGCAGGCCATCGCCAATCTGATGACCGATTACGACGTTGTGGGTGCCGGTGGTGGGGCGGTCGTGACGTATAACGGGATTGTCACCCGACTGGGCACCGACGGCCAGGCGGCGAATCAGCGCAATCAGACATTCACGTCGTTGACGACGCAGGTGAGCAACCTCCGCCAGTCCGTCCGCGGCGTGGACATCAACGAAGAGATGGCCCGCATGATTGAGTACCAGCAAACCTACCAGGCGGCCAGCCACTTCATCGCAGTCTTCAACGAAATGCTGTCAACGCTGATTCAGCAGGTGTGA